One Citricoccus sp. K5 DNA window includes the following coding sequences:
- a CDS encoding 4-(cytidine 5'-diphospho)-2-C-methyl-D-erythritol kinase, whose amino-acid sequence MSLPAPSTTRLFSHATAQAPGKVNLSLRVGTPRADGYHPVASVYLAVSMLEEVTATPRQDGEITVTLSEQSSAFVDPDAIPVDSSNLAARAALRLREHLGRDPQTHGVHLEITKQVPVAGGMGGGSADAAAALLACAALWDAGLSRQALAEIAAPLGADVPFAVMGGAAVGLGVGDELTPLLARHPVHLVLVPATTGLSTPQVYGLLDQLREEGGLPMPEADPEVDPHLVQALTSGDAEELALLLANDLQVPAATLVPELSEMLDVGLEEGALAGQVSGSGPTVMFLARSAEESFQLAARIEDRTGVAAVAVHGPVHGARVL is encoded by the coding sequence GTGAGCCTTCCTGCCCCCTCGACCACCCGGCTTTTCAGCCACGCGACGGCGCAGGCCCCCGGCAAGGTCAACCTCTCCCTGCGCGTCGGCACCCCGCGAGCGGACGGCTACCACCCGGTGGCAAGCGTCTACCTCGCGGTCTCGATGCTGGAGGAGGTGACGGCCACCCCGCGCCAGGACGGCGAGATCACGGTGACCCTCTCCGAGCAGTCCAGTGCCTTCGTGGATCCGGACGCCATCCCCGTGGACTCCTCGAACCTGGCCGCCCGGGCCGCGCTGCGCCTGCGAGAGCACCTGGGCCGGGATCCGCAGACCCACGGCGTGCACCTGGAGATCACCAAGCAGGTCCCGGTGGCCGGCGGCATGGGCGGGGGGTCCGCGGATGCCGCCGCCGCCCTGCTGGCCTGCGCCGCCCTGTGGGACGCCGGCCTGTCCCGGCAGGCCCTGGCCGAGATCGCCGCGCCGTTGGGCGCGGACGTGCCCTTCGCCGTGATGGGCGGGGCCGCCGTCGGGCTCGGGGTGGGCGACGAGCTCACGCCCCTGCTGGCCCGCCACCCGGTGCACCTGGTCCTGGTGCCCGCCACCACCGGACTCTCCACGCCGCAGGTCTATGGGCTGTTGGACCAGCTGCGCGAGGAGGGCGGGCTGCCGATGCCCGAGGCGGACCCCGAGGTGGACCCCCACCTCGTCCAGGCGCTGACCTCCGGTGACGCCGAGGAGCTGGCCCTGCTGCTGGCCAATGACCTGCAGGTCCCCGCCGCCACCCTGGTGCCCGAGCTCTCGGAGATGCTGGACGTCGGGCTCGAGGAGGGGGCCCTGGCCGGCCAGGTCTCCGGCTCGGGGCCGACCGTGATGTTCCTGGCCCGCAGCGCGGAGGAGAGCTTCCAGCTGGCCGCCCGCATCGAGGACCGCACCGGGGTGGCCGCCGTGGCCGTCCACGGACCGGTCCACGGGGCTAGAGTGCTGTAA
- a CDS encoding ABC-F family ATP-binding cassette domain-containing protein, protein MAHLLGAENIGISFGTRTVLDSVSIGVDEGDRIGLVGRNGDGKSTLMRILAGQQDPDDGRVTRRGGTTLGVLDQRDDLDPEDTVQHAVVGDVPDHVWASDAKVRDVMGGLLGGLDWGRTVGTLSGGQRRRTALARLLAGSDDLIFLDEPTNHLDVEGVAWLAEHLKTRWRATDGGLLVVTHDRWFLDEVCTRTWEVHDATVEPFDGGYAAWMLARVERDRAASVIEGKRQQLVKKELAWLRRGAPARTAKPKFRIEAANAVIADVPEPRDSVSLSKMATARLGKDVLDLEDVTYSVPVPDGGGSRTLFDDVTLRLAPGERVGIVGVNGAGKSTLMRLLDGQLTPDSGRIRRGKTVQTAILTQDVTELDEVRHLRVAEVMAQEGNSFQVGGKDLSPGQLLEQLGFGTSRQWTPVADLSGGERRRLQLLRLMVGSPNVLMLDEPTNDLDTDTLAAVEDMLDGWPGTLVVVSHDRYLLERVTDHQLALLGDGQIRDLPGGVEQYLQLRAAQEAGGTGFGGTGTGAGGTGADGSGASVGKAGEGVAGQGGVSEAEKRAARKEAAKLEKQLARMTQEEAALHERMATFSAAGDFGALAEANAQLQDLHQRKDEAEMAWLEAGEVAEG, encoded by the coding sequence ATGGCTCATCTGCTCGGCGCCGAGAACATCGGCATCTCCTTTGGCACGCGTACCGTCCTCGACTCCGTCTCGATCGGTGTGGACGAGGGGGACCGGATCGGCCTCGTCGGCCGCAACGGTGACGGCAAGTCCACCCTGATGCGCATCCTCGCCGGCCAGCAGGATCCCGACGACGGCCGGGTCACCCGCCGCGGCGGCACCACCTTGGGCGTCCTGGACCAGCGGGACGACCTGGACCCCGAGGATACGGTCCAGCACGCCGTGGTCGGCGATGTCCCGGACCATGTATGGGCCTCCGATGCGAAGGTCCGCGACGTCATGGGCGGCCTGCTCGGCGGCCTGGACTGGGGCCGCACCGTGGGCACCCTCTCCGGCGGCCAGCGCCGCCGCACCGCCCTGGCCCGGCTGCTCGCCGGCAGCGACGACCTGATCTTCCTGGACGAGCCCACCAACCACCTGGACGTGGAGGGCGTGGCCTGGCTGGCCGAACACCTCAAGACCCGCTGGCGCGCCACGGACGGCGGACTGCTCGTGGTCACCCACGACCGCTGGTTCCTCGACGAGGTCTGCACGCGCACGTGGGAGGTCCATGACGCCACGGTGGAGCCCTTCGATGGCGGCTACGCGGCCTGGATGCTCGCCCGTGTGGAGCGGGACCGCGCCGCGTCCGTGATCGAGGGCAAGCGCCAGCAACTGGTGAAGAAGGAACTGGCCTGGCTGCGCCGCGGCGCCCCGGCCCGCACCGCCAAGCCCAAGTTCCGCATCGAGGCCGCCAATGCCGTCATCGCGGACGTCCCCGAGCCTCGGGACTCCGTCTCACTCTCCAAGATGGCCACGGCCCGGTTGGGCAAGGACGTGTTGGACCTGGAGGATGTCACCTACTCCGTCCCGGTGCCCGACGGCGGGGGGAGCCGAACGCTGTTCGACGACGTCACGCTGCGGCTGGCCCCCGGCGAGCGGGTGGGGATCGTGGGCGTCAACGGCGCCGGCAAGTCCACCCTCATGCGCCTGCTCGACGGCCAGCTCACCCCGGACTCCGGCCGGATCCGCCGCGGCAAGACCGTGCAGACGGCCATCCTCACCCAGGACGTCACGGAACTCGACGAGGTGCGGCACCTGCGCGTGGCCGAGGTCATGGCCCAGGAAGGCAACTCGTTCCAGGTGGGCGGCAAGGACCTGTCTCCGGGGCAGCTGCTGGAACAGCTCGGCTTCGGCACCTCCCGCCAGTGGACGCCGGTGGCGGACCTCTCCGGCGGCGAACGCCGCCGGCTGCAGCTGCTGCGCCTGATGGTCGGCTCACCGAACGTGCTCATGCTGGACGAGCCGACCAACGACCTGGACACGGACACCCTGGCCGCGGTGGAGGACATGCTGGACGGCTGGCCCGGCACCCTGGTGGTGGTGTCCCACGACCGGTACTTGCTCGAACGGGTCACCGACCATCAGCTGGCCCTGCTCGGCGACGGTCAGATCCGTGACCTGCCCGGGGGCGTGGAGCAGTACCTCCAGCTGCGTGCGGCCCAGGAGGCCGGCGGCACCGGTTTCGGCGGGACCGGCACCGGAGCGGGCGGTACGGGCGCTGACGGCTCCGGGGCAAGCGTCGGGAAAGCCGGTGAGGGAGTCGCCGGACAGGGCGGCGTCAGCGAGGCCGAGAAGCGGGCCGCCCGCAAGGAGGCCGCCAAACTGGAGAAGCAGCTGGCCCGGATGACCCAGGAGGAGGCTGCGCTGCACGAGCGGATGGCCACCTTCTCCGCGGCCGGCGACTTCGGCGCCCTGGCCGAGGCCAACGCCCAACTCCAGGACCTGCACCAGCGCAAGGACGAGGCCGAGATGGCCTGGCTCGAGGCCGGCGAGGTCGCCGAAGGCTAG
- a CDS encoding ABC transporter substrate-binding protein, with translation MRTPQKRTTGLLAVLAAGALALTACTGGTAGGGGGNGAEGGERVYVQAIADDPMGLNAQLISGATPSMFSAQILDPLIFLSQDYEMTPGLAESWELSDDGLNLTLVLREGVTWHDGEPFTAEDVAFNFEEIVPLQSFGAQIGERLESAEVVDEHTVVLHLSEPFGPLLETVASQFMVPKHIYEGTDYVTNQANMEPIGTGPMVFDSYSSGEQVTLTANPDYWGGEVQVDRAVYPIMTDPNARAEALFAGEVDQASVDVSQQDRVSDDPTTLLLEESNFPQLVTVMFNAQSEYLEDPAVRAAVFAALDREAIVDTALSGIGTPANGFFPEALEWAVSPNVDFSQDFPRDVDAINETLDEAGFERGADGMRFTLNVRYINELSDVAATVEMAQSMLEEVGIGIEMQGTSGAVFTEKVYTESEFDLAFLRSTVGADPSIGIVRWYECNEAKAAAANPSGLCDPEIDEAAAEALAVSDQADRGAALTALQDRAAEMMYYAPLAWFNGAFPTINTTRWQGQDEPTPMTNRMPWTTMTMEG, from the coding sequence ATGCGCACACCACAGAAGCGAACCACCGGCCTGCTGGCCGTGCTCGCCGCCGGGGCCCTGGCCCTGACCGCGTGCACCGGAGGCACCGCCGGCGGCGGAGGCGGCAACGGGGCCGAGGGCGGGGAACGCGTCTACGTCCAGGCCATCGCCGACGATCCGATGGGCCTGAACGCCCAGTTGATCAGCGGCGCCACCCCCTCCATGTTCAGCGCCCAGATCCTGGACCCGCTGATCTTCCTCTCCCAGGACTACGAGATGACGCCCGGACTGGCGGAGTCCTGGGAGCTCAGCGACGACGGCCTGAACCTAACGCTGGTCCTGCGCGAGGGCGTCACGTGGCATGACGGCGAGCCGTTCACCGCGGAGGACGTGGCCTTCAACTTCGAGGAGATCGTGCCCCTGCAGTCCTTCGGCGCCCAGATCGGCGAGCGGCTGGAATCGGCGGAGGTGGTGGACGAGCACACCGTGGTCCTGCACCTGAGCGAGCCGTTCGGTCCCCTGCTGGAGACGGTGGCCTCCCAGTTCATGGTCCCCAAGCACATCTACGAGGGCACCGACTACGTGACGAACCAGGCGAACATGGAGCCGATCGGCACCGGGCCCATGGTGTTCGACTCCTACAGTTCCGGGGAGCAGGTGACCCTGACCGCCAACCCGGACTACTGGGGCGGGGAGGTCCAGGTGGACCGGGCCGTCTACCCGATCATGACGGATCCGAACGCCCGGGCCGAGGCCCTGTTCGCCGGCGAGGTGGACCAGGCCTCTGTGGACGTCTCCCAGCAGGACCGAGTGTCGGATGACCCCACCACGCTGCTGCTGGAGGAGAGCAACTTCCCGCAGCTCGTGACCGTCATGTTCAACGCCCAGAGCGAGTACCTGGAGGATCCGGCGGTACGGGCCGCCGTCTTCGCCGCCCTGGACCGGGAGGCGATCGTGGACACCGCCCTGAGCGGCATCGGCACGCCGGCCAACGGGTTCTTCCCCGAGGCCCTGGAGTGGGCCGTGAGCCCCAACGTGGACTTCTCGCAGGATTTCCCGCGGGACGTGGATGCCATCAACGAGACCCTGGACGAGGCCGGCTTCGAGCGCGGGGCGGACGGGATGCGGTTCACCCTGAACGTCCGGTACATCAACGAGCTCTCTGACGTGGCCGCCACCGTGGAGATGGCCCAGTCCATGCTGGAGGAGGTCGGCATCGGCATCGAGATGCAGGGCACCTCAGGCGCGGTGTTCACCGAGAAGGTCTACACGGAGAGCGAGTTCGACCTGGCGTTCCTGCGATCAACCGTCGGAGCGGACCCCAGCATCGGGATCGTGCGCTGGTACGAGTGCAACGAGGCGAAGGCGGCCGCGGCCAATCCCTCCGGCCTGTGTGATCCGGAGATCGACGAAGCGGCCGCCGAGGCCCTGGCCGTCTCGGACCAGGCAGACCGGGGTGCGGCGCTCACGGCCCTGCAGGACCGCGCCGCCGAGATGATGTACTACGCGCCGCTGGCCTGGTTCAACGGCGCTTTCCCCACCATCAACACCACGCGCTGGCAGGGTCAGGACGAGCCCACGCCGATGACTAACCGGATGCCGTGGACCACCATGACGATGGAAGGGTAG
- a CDS encoding ABC transporter ATP-binding protein — MLLEAIDVSKTFRSRRTSAPVHAVQNATLQARPGEFVAIVGESGSGKSTLARLLLDLLDPTEGSIRLDGREVGSMDRTERRAYRRSVQAVLQDPAGSLNPRKRVAQAIGEVIRLHGMARGSDETRQRVTEVLELVGMEPAAAFMDRFPHELSGGQRQRVLIARAIALDPRIIVADEAVSALDASVKAGVLAVMADLKDRLGVGYVFITHDLPVVQKVADHVYVMRHGRILEHGPKDQIFADPSHPYTRELLAASPALP, encoded by the coding sequence ATGTTGCTTGAGGCCATCGACGTCTCCAAGACGTTCCGTTCCCGCCGCACATCGGCGCCCGTCCACGCCGTGCAGAACGCCACCCTGCAGGCCAGGCCCGGCGAGTTCGTGGCGATCGTAGGTGAGTCCGGCTCCGGCAAGTCCACCCTGGCCCGCCTCCTGCTGGACCTGCTCGATCCCACCGAGGGCTCCATCCGGCTGGACGGACGCGAGGTCGGCTCCATGGACCGCACCGAGCGCCGCGCATACCGGCGCAGCGTCCAGGCGGTGCTGCAGGACCCCGCCGGGTCCCTGAACCCCCGCAAGCGGGTGGCGCAGGCGATCGGTGAGGTCATCCGGCTCCACGGGATGGCCCGGGGGTCCGACGAGACCCGACAACGGGTCACCGAGGTCCTCGAGCTCGTGGGCATGGAGCCCGCGGCGGCCTTCATGGACCGGTTCCCCCACGAGCTCTCGGGCGGGCAGCGGCAGCGGGTGCTGATCGCGCGCGCCATCGCCCTGGACCCCCGCATCATCGTGGCCGACGAGGCCGTCTCCGCCCTGGACGCCTCGGTGAAGGCCGGCGTGCTGGCCGTGATGGCGGACCTGAAGGACCGGCTCGGGGTCGGCTACGTGTTCATCACCCACGACCTGCCGGTGGTGCAGAAGGTCGCGGACCACGTGTACGTCATGCGTCACGGCCGCATCCTGGAGCACGGCCCGAAGGACCAGATCTTCGCGGACCCCTCCCACCCCTACACCCGCGAACTGCTCGCGGCGTCTCCGGCCCTGCCCTGA
- a CDS encoding ABC transporter ATP-binding protein, with translation MTIAENPPAAGTPLIELTGLNVVLPTGERSEVEAVKSVDLVVHDGERVGLVGESGSGKSVTGRSIAGLLPTSPRVRVSGSIRIRGQEMVGAPARTWNDVRRKTVGMIFQDPLTFLNPTMRVGRQVAESIPDRRLVRSGARGDRTARDRAVFRFLRQAGLPDAEQVAASFPHELSGGMRQRVLIAIAIAKEPSLVLADEPTTALDATVQQHVLRTLDETVAELGTSLMLISHDLAVVAGMTDRVYVMYAGRIVEEGPTARVLAEPRHEYTQALLRSVRSLTDRDTDLYSIPLALRQRFAEEPTHVA, from the coding sequence ATGACCATCGCAGAGAACCCACCGGCCGCCGGCACCCCGCTGATTGAGCTCACCGGACTGAACGTGGTGCTGCCGACCGGAGAACGCAGCGAGGTGGAGGCGGTGAAGTCGGTGGACCTGGTGGTCCACGACGGCGAGCGCGTCGGCCTGGTCGGTGAGTCCGGCTCCGGCAAGTCCGTCACCGGCCGGTCCATCGCCGGCCTGCTGCCCACCTCCCCCCGGGTGCGGGTGAGCGGCTCCATCCGTATCCGCGGCCAGGAGATGGTCGGGGCCCCGGCCCGCACCTGGAACGACGTCCGGCGCAAGACCGTGGGCATGATCTTCCAGGACCCGCTGACGTTCCTGAATCCCACCATGAGGGTGGGGCGGCAGGTGGCCGAATCGATCCCCGACCGGCGGCTGGTCCGCTCCGGGGCGCGCGGGGACCGCACGGCGCGGGACCGGGCCGTGTTCCGGTTCCTGCGGCAAGCCGGGTTGCCGGACGCCGAGCAGGTGGCCGCGTCCTTCCCGCACGAGCTCTCCGGCGGCATGCGGCAGCGGGTGCTGATCGCCATCGCCATCGCCAAGGAGCCGTCCCTGGTCCTGGCCGATGAGCCGACCACGGCCTTGGACGCCACCGTGCAGCAGCACGTGCTGCGGACCCTGGACGAGACCGTGGCCGAGCTCGGGACCTCCCTCATGCTCATCTCCCACGACCTCGCGGTGGTGGCGGGGATGACCGACCGTGTCTACGTCATGTACGCGGGCCGGATCGTGGAGGAGGGCCCCACCGCGCGGGTGCTCGCGGAGCCCCGGCACGAGTACACGCAGGCCCTGCTGCGCAGTGTCCGCAGCCTCACCGACCGGGACACCGATCTGTATTCCATCCCCCTGGCCCTGCGCCAGCGGTTCGCCGAGGAGCCGACCCATGTTGCTTGA
- a CDS encoding ABC transporter permease, producing the protein MTQQETSMVPPPEAAGTAGAAGTMAPPDGTGAPPPARPDAPAGASGRRRPPGTERSPWRVFLRKPSTMVFLPLLGLFVLIAALGPLLVGDPSATGNAELLAPSAAHPLGTDHLGRDYLSRVVNGGQISLLVGFTVAVLCMTIGLVVGGLAGYHGGWMDTLMVKLAEFFQVLPGIVLALVAAALLGANVFIIVAILSITMWPAVARIVRAEAMRISQLGYVESARAAGFRSVRIIWSDVLPNALPPVLVATSMTVGRAILIESGLAYLGIGDPSHPSWGALLNSAQAYMRDGWWLAVAPGLCIFLVVLAVNMLGDALNDAYNPTVGRVK; encoded by the coding sequence ATGACCCAGCAGGAAACCAGCATGGTCCCCCCACCGGAGGCCGCCGGCACCGCCGGCGCAGCCGGCACTATGGCGCCACCCGACGGCACCGGGGCCCCACCACCGGCACGGCCGGACGCCCCCGCCGGTGCCTCCGGCCGGCGTCGTCCCCCGGGCACCGAACGGTCCCCCTGGCGGGTGTTCCTGCGCAAGCCCAGCACGATGGTGTTCCTGCCCCTGCTGGGGCTGTTCGTCCTCATCGCGGCCCTCGGCCCGCTCCTGGTGGGTGATCCCTCCGCGACCGGGAACGCCGAACTGCTCGCTCCCAGCGCCGCCCACCCACTGGGTACCGACCACCTGGGGCGGGACTACCTGTCCCGGGTGGTCAATGGCGGCCAGATCTCCCTCCTGGTGGGCTTTACCGTGGCGGTGCTCTGCATGACCATCGGCCTGGTCGTCGGCGGACTCGCCGGCTACCACGGCGGCTGGATGGACACCCTGATGGTCAAGCTGGCGGAGTTCTTCCAGGTGCTGCCCGGGATCGTGCTGGCACTGGTGGCGGCGGCGCTGCTGGGGGCCAACGTCTTCATCATCGTGGCCATCCTCTCCATCACCATGTGGCCGGCGGTGGCCAGGATCGTGCGGGCCGAGGCCATGCGCATCTCCCAGCTGGGCTACGTGGAATCCGCCCGCGCCGCCGGGTTCCGGTCCGTGCGCATCATCTGGTCCGATGTCCTGCCCAACGCCCTGCCGCCCGTGCTGGTGGCCACGTCCATGACGGTGGGCCGGGCCATCCTCATCGAGTCGGGCCTGGCCTACCTGGGCATCGGTGACCCGTCCCACCCCTCGTGGGGTGCCCTGCTGAACTCCGCCCAGGCCTACATGCGGGACGGCTGGTGGCTGGCCGTGGCCCCCGGCCTGTGCATCTTCCTCGTGGTGCTCGCCGTCAACATGCTCGGCGACGCCCTCAACGACGCCTACAACCCCACCGTCGGGAGGGTGAAATGA
- a CDS encoding ABC transporter permease → MKARLFHYGRLLLSSLILFIAVITVLFFLLELAPGDPIQTLVGDVPLSEAFRAQITAAYGLDKPVWERYVLYLGNVFTGNLGFSFGTNNEPVLDLILSRAGNTLALAVPAFLISTIGGIILGSIAARTRKRWLDGGISGGAVALFSVPNFWFGMLLIMVFSIWLGWFPTQGKSPYGQPGIGLEYLVLPVVTMATSELAYKTRIMRSSMIESLGQDFVDTARSKGLSSSHVLWRHALPNALLPMVTVSGYSLGYILAGSVLVERVFGWPGMGLLFIDAINRQNNMVILGVVIVLTVVIILVNILTDVVYGLVDPRLRAQFSPQRTLPPEGRQDRQSDEVAA, encoded by the coding sequence GTGAAGGCCCGATTGTTTCACTACGGCAGATTGTTGTTGTCGTCCCTCATCCTGTTCATCGCTGTGATCACGGTGCTGTTCTTCCTGCTGGAGTTGGCCCCCGGGGATCCCATCCAGACCTTGGTCGGGGACGTCCCCCTCTCCGAGGCGTTCCGGGCGCAGATCACCGCCGCCTACGGCCTGGACAAGCCGGTCTGGGAGCGGTATGTGCTCTACCTCGGCAACGTCTTCACCGGAAACCTCGGGTTCTCCTTCGGCACGAACAACGAACCGGTGCTGGATCTGATCCTCAGCCGGGCCGGGAACACCCTTGCCCTGGCGGTCCCCGCCTTCCTGATCTCCACCATCGGGGGCATCATCCTCGGCTCGATCGCCGCCCGGACCCGCAAGCGGTGGCTGGACGGCGGCATCTCCGGCGGCGCCGTGGCGCTGTTCTCCGTCCCCAACTTCTGGTTCGGCATGCTGCTGATCATGGTGTTCTCGATCTGGCTGGGCTGGTTCCCCACCCAGGGCAAGAGCCCGTACGGGCAGCCGGGCATCGGGCTCGAGTACCTGGTCCTGCCCGTGGTCACCATGGCCACCAGCGAACTGGCGTACAAGACCCGCATCATGCGCTCGTCCATGATCGAGTCCCTGGGTCAGGACTTCGTGGACACCGCCCGCTCCAAGGGCCTCTCCTCGTCCCACGTGCTCTGGCGCCATGCCCTGCCCAACGCCCTGTTGCCCATGGTCACGGTCTCCGGCTACAGCCTCGGCTACATCCTGGCCGGGTCCGTGCTGGTGGAGCGCGTGTTCGGCTGGCCCGGGATGGGCCTGCTGTTCATCGACGCCATCAACCGCCAGAACAACATGGTCATCCTGGGCGTGGTGATCGTCCTGACCGTGGTGATCATCCTCGTCAACATCCTCACGGACGTGGTGTACGGGCTGGTCGATCCACGATTGCGGGCCCAGTTCTCCCCCCAACGCACCCTGCCGCCCGAGGGCCGGCAGGACCGGCAGAGTGACGAGGTAGCGGCATGA
- a CDS encoding IclR family transcriptional regulator — translation MNQNPPVDIQSVRDRLRDTAPGHPKRTAAARVLSLLDAFADRGEPLTLSEIARRADLSLTTTHRLAHEVREWGGLDLDEEGRYCLSRKILELASASTEDLRIRELALPHLVDLQRRTGLTVNLSVREGHDVMYLEALRAHPNYTGQNRMGGRLPLHVTATGLVLLANSGRQVQDEYLATPLKRYTRFTKTRPEELHETMDAARREGILRLDGAVAAGAGSIAAPVPDALGRVDVAVGAIYAHRNPEPHGLPDLVLATARRIARARSERPVLDPRTIAFNRSQAGLG, via the coding sequence ATGAACCAGAACCCACCCGTGGACATCCAGAGCGTGCGAGACCGGCTCCGCGACACCGCACCCGGACACCCGAAGCGAACGGCTGCCGCCCGCGTCCTGTCCCTGCTGGACGCGTTCGCCGACCGGGGTGAACCGCTGACCCTCTCCGAGATAGCCCGACGTGCCGATCTGAGCCTGACCACCACCCACCGCCTCGCCCACGAGGTGCGGGAATGGGGCGGCCTGGACCTGGATGAGGAGGGACGGTACTGCCTCAGCCGCAAGATCCTGGAATTGGCGAGCGCCTCCACGGAGGACCTGCGCATCCGTGAGCTGGCCCTGCCACACCTCGTGGACCTGCAGCGCCGGACCGGACTCACCGTCAACCTCTCGGTGCGGGAGGGCCATGACGTCATGTACCTCGAGGCCCTGCGGGCCCATCCCAACTACACGGGGCAGAACCGCATGGGCGGGCGGCTCCCTCTCCACGTCACGGCCACCGGGCTGGTCCTGCTGGCCAACTCCGGCCGGCAGGTACAGGACGAGTACCTGGCCACTCCCCTCAAGCGGTACACCCGGTTCACCAAGACCCGGCCTGAGGAGCTGCACGAGACCATGGACGCGGCCCGGCGCGAGGGGATCCTCCGGCTGGATGGCGCTGTGGCTGCCGGGGCCGGCTCCATCGCGGCCCCGGTGCCCGATGCCCTGGGCCGGGTCGATGTGGCCGTGGGCGCCATCTACGCACACCGGAACCCGGAACCCCACGGGCTGCCGGACCTGGTCCTTGCCACCGCCCGCCGCATTGCCCGGGCGCGCTCCGAGCGCCCCGTCCTGGACCCCCGCACCATCGCCTTCAACCGGAGCCAGGCCGGCCTGGGCTGA
- a CDS encoding SDR family NAD(P)-dependent oxidoreductase: MTTTASSASTSPGTSTGTQTHPWSAAVQDEIAQAEQTPWLTGKTAVVAGGGLSGPEGGVGFAMAWLFSRAGARIAVLDRDQEAAQRTVDAIRQAGGHASRFAVDLTDEADVLATVDRVLAEYGPIDVVGNSVGGGGITGIFETSLEDYQRAFDVNLGTALLLMRAVQPHMSSGGAIVHVSSGAVEGRGPGLPYTLAKTALEKLCVGAAATLAPRGIRVNCIRVGMIWGAFAARGMTQERRELRAGSVALRTEGNVWDIASAAHFLCTPAARWVTGQVLPVDGGGTVAPSAGQAGSTTS, encoded by the coding sequence GTGACCACCACCGCTTCCAGCGCCAGCACCAGCCCGGGCACCAGCACCGGTACTCAAACCCACCCCTGGTCCGCAGCCGTCCAGGATGAGATCGCCCAGGCCGAACAGACCCCCTGGCTCACCGGCAAGACCGCCGTCGTCGCCGGTGGCGGCCTGAGCGGGCCCGAGGGCGGGGTGGGTTTCGCCATGGCCTGGCTCTTCTCCCGGGCCGGAGCCCGCATCGCGGTGCTGGACCGGGACCAGGAGGCGGCACAGCGGACCGTGGACGCCATCCGGCAGGCCGGAGGCCACGCCAGTCGCTTCGCCGTGGACCTCACCGACGAGGCCGATGTCCTGGCCACCGTGGACCGGGTGCTGGCCGAGTACGGACCCATCGACGTGGTGGGCAACTCGGTGGGCGGCGGCGGCATCACCGGCATCTTCGAGACCTCCCTGGAGGACTACCAGCGGGCCTTCGACGTCAACCTGGGCACCGCCCTGTTGCTGATGCGTGCCGTGCAGCCGCACATGTCATCCGGCGGGGCCATCGTCCACGTGTCCTCCGGAGCGGTGGAGGGCCGCGGCCCCGGCCTGCCCTACACCCTGGCCAAGACCGCCCTCGAGAAGCTCTGCGTGGGCGCGGCCGCCACCCTGGCCCCGCGGGGCATCCGCGTGAACTGCATCCGGGTCGGCATGATCTGGGGCGCCTTCGCCGCCCGCGGCATGACCCAGGAACGCCGCGAGCTGAGGGCTGGCAGCGTGGCTCTGCGCACCGAGGGCAATGTCTGGGACATCGCCTCCGCCGCACATTTCCTCTGCACCCCCGCCGCCAGGTGGGTCACCGGCCAGGTCCTCCCGGTGGACGGTGGCGGGACGGTGGCCCCGAGCGCGGGCCAGGCCGGCTCCACCACCTCCTGA
- a CDS encoding UGSC family (seleno)protein — translation MTAGILDPTISSMSSRGRPSGPVATIQAAAAPPVETLRGKRVGLLENTKRNAAALLDALGTVLTETDHVDLVRMTKQDFAMPLAEDVVDGLIRDCDVVVIGVGDCGSCSAAAVADGIALEQRGVPVAVLCTEAFEVTSRAMAGLKGRPDFPVLLMPHPIANLTAADLAERGQTLAPRVRDHFLGAAA, via the coding sequence ATGACGGCCGGGATCCTTGACCCCACCATCAGCAGTATGAGCAGCAGAGGCCGTCCCAGCGGACCGGTCGCCACCATCCAGGCGGCCGCGGCGCCCCCGGTGGAGACCCTCCGGGGCAAACGCGTGGGCCTGCTGGAGAACACGAAACGCAATGCCGCTGCCCTCCTGGATGCCCTGGGCACCGTGCTGACGGAGACGGACCACGTCGACCTGGTCCGGATGACGAAGCAGGACTTCGCCATGCCCCTGGCCGAGGACGTGGTGGACGGCCTCATCCGTGACTGCGACGTGGTGGTGATCGGCGTCGGTGACTGCGGGTCCTGCAGCGCCGCCGCTGTCGCTGACGGCATCGCGTTGGAGCAGCGGGGGGTGCCCGTGGCGGTCCTGTGCACGGAGGCCTTCGAGGTCACGTCACGTGCCATGGCCGGGCTCAAGGGGCGGCCGGACTTCCCGGTGCTCCTCATGCCGCATCCGATCGCCAATCTGACCGCCGCGGACCTCGCCGAACGCGGCCAGACGCTGGCGCCCCGCGTTCGCGACCACTTCCTCGGTGCGGCCGCATGA